From the genome of Croceibacterium atlanticum:
CGGGCGCCATGTCTTCGCGCAGGGAACCGACCGCGGAAACCGCCACCAGGTCCGTCACGCCGCAGCGTTTCAGCACGTCCACATTGGCGCGGTAATTGACGGCGGAAGGCGGCAGGCGGTGCCCCGCCCCATGCCGCGCCAGGAATGTGCAGCGCACACCGGACAGAAAGCCAGTAGTCACGGGGCCGGATGGCTCGCCAAAGGGGCTGCGCACGTCGATTTCCTGCGCATCCTCCAGCTCGCCCGGTTCATACAGGCCGGAGCCGCCGATAATTCCCAGGTGCCAGCCCGCCATATATCTGCCCCCCTTGTCCCGATCAGCGCGGCGGCATTCGGATGGCGCCATCCAGCCGGACGGTTTCGCCATTGAAATATCCGTTCTCGATCATGGTCATGACGAGATTGGCATATTCCTCCGGATGACCGAGCCGTTTCGGAAAGGGCACGGCCGCGGCAAGCGATTCCTGCGCTTTCTCCGGCAGGCCCGCCAGCAAGGGCGTCTTGAAAATGCCCGGCAGGATCGTGTTGATGCGGATGCCTTCATTCATGAAATCGCGGGCAATGGGCAGTGTCATGCCCACAACACCCCCCTTGGAAGCGGAATAGGCAACCTGGCCGATCTGGCCGTCCACCGCCGCGACGGAGGCGGTGCAGACCATCGCCCCGCGTTCGCCATCTTCCAGCCCTTCCAGCGTCATCATCCCCGCGGCCGACTTGGCCACGCACTGGAACGTGCCCATCAGATTGACCTTGATCGTCTTGTGAAACAGATCGACCGGCAGATGGCTGATCTCGCCCGTTTCCTTGTCCCGGCGAACGGTCTTGCCGATCGTGCCGATACCGGCACAGCAGACCAGCACGCGTTCCTGGCCATGCGCCTCGCGCGCCCTGGCGAAGGCGGCATCCACCGATGCCTCGTCCGAGACATCCACCTTGCACATGATGCCGCCGATCTCCGCCGCGACCTGCGCGCCGCGTTCTTCATTCAGATCGAACAGAGCCACTTTCGCCCCCTTGGCAGCAAGCGCCCGCGCGCTCGCCTCGCCCAGGCCGGAAGCGCCCCCGGTAACAATAGCCGCGACCGAAGCATCCACTTTCATCAGGCTTTTCCTTCCCTGCCATTCATCTTGTCCATGCCGCCTTCCCTAAACGGGCGGACCATGCCGTCAAGCAGAGCCGGCGGGCAGCGCGGGCCATGCCAGGCCACGCGCGCTGCACCGCACAAACGCCGCATTCGCGGCGCATCATTGTCGCCAAAATGTCATGTTGCCTTCGCGCCACAGTAACGTGGCTTAGTGCAGCATGAATGATCGTTATGATTGAAACGATACCAACCTTCCCCCAGTCACGGCCCATTCAGCTCTTCAAAGGACCGCCTATGGCGCTTCCCGGGCTGATTCACATGGGGCGAACAGACTTCATAAAGGGACTGCAATCGCAATGAATAGCAAGGATTTCCGCAAGCAATTGCTCGGAGCCGGCAGCGCACTGCGCGTGCTGGCCATGGTTGGCGCAGGTGTCGCCGCCACGGGCATCGCCGTAACCCCTGCCGTGGCGCAGGATTACACCTCCGGTTCCGTTACCGGCACGGTCACCGACGAATCGGGCGCGCCCGTCCAAGGTGCGACGGTTACGCTGACCTCCACCAGCCAAGGCTTCACTCGTACCGCGACCACAAGTGCGAACGGCGCGTTCCGGATCTCGGCGCTTCCGACTGGCGGCTACGACGTAACCGTCGAAGCAGCGGGCAAGGACACCTTCACCGCAACCGACGTGCGCGTGCTGGCATCGCAGACAGCTTCGCTGAACATTGGTCTGACAACCACGGGTAACGAGATCATCGTTACCGGTGCTACCATCGTGTCCGACTTCACCGGCACCACCACCGGCCTGAACGTCGATATCGAAGAACTGGTGAAGACCGTTCCGATCAGCCGCGATCTGACCTCTGTCGTCCTGCTCGCACCGGGCACCGGTCGTGGTGACAGCGCCTTCGGCAACCTCGCATCCATCGGCGGTGGTTCCGTTGCTGAAAATGCTTATTATATCAACGGCCTGAACACCACCAACTTCGACAACTACCTTGGTTCCGCGAACGTTCCGTTCGAGTTCTATCGTACGATCGAAGTTAAGGCTGGCGGTTATCCGGCAGAATTCGGCCGCGCTACCGGCGGTATCGTCAATGCCACGACCAAGTCCGGCTCGAACGAGTTCACTGCAGCTGCGCACCTGAACTGGTCGCCGAACTTCCTGCGTTCCGCGGGCAAGGACGAGCAGAACTGTTCTTACGATGCACCGGTTACCGTAGATAATCCGAACCCGGGTATTACGTGCCTCAACAGCACCAACCGTTCGGAAGACACCGACGAGCAGCTTTCGGTGGTTCTTGAAGCTGGCGGACCGATCATCAAGGATCGCCTGTTCGTCTATGGCTTGCTGGAAATGCGCAATCGCGAATGGCGTGAAGTCGATGCGCTGGCCGGCACCGCTTATGATCGCAGCTACGACAACCCCTTCTGGGGCGTGAAAGTCGATGCCTATCCGATCGACGGACATCACCTCGAGTTCACGATTTTCGACACGCAGAGCACTACGACTCGTCGTGACGTGGCCTATAGCGAAGCAAACGGCGTGCCGACCTATGGTCTTGCTGACTCGGTCAGCGAGTTCAACTTCGGCGGCACAAGCTACGTCGCAAAGTATACGGGCAATCTGACGAACTTCCTGACGGTCTCGGGCGCCTATGGCCGCATGCGCGATCGTTTTGACAATGTCGGCATTGCTGGCGCTGCCGGCCAGCCCTATTTCGTGAACTCTTCCGGGTCGGCTGTCGACGGTGTGGAGAGTGGCGCGTTTTTCAATGGGCAGCGCACGCTCTCGAACACTTTCCCTTATCGCACGGAACGTGAGTTCTTCCGCGGTGACGTGGATCTGTTCTTCAGCCTGTTTGGCGATCACCACATCCGTGGTGGGTTCGATGTGGAAAACAACACGCTGGAAAAGGCATCTGTCCGTACGGGTGGCGATTTCCTCGTGTCCAATGGCATTCTTACCAGCGACGCCTATAATCTGGGTGCTGGTGGTGCTGGCGCGGCTCTCATTATTCGCCCCGGCAACGTCGTGGAAGTGAACTACTTCAACAGCGGCGGTTCCTTCGATGCCCAGAACAAGTCGTTCTACATCCAGGACGAATGGGACGTCACCGACCGCTTGCAGCTTAGCCTTGGCCTGCGTCGGGATGACTTCTCCGTGGACCGGCCGGACGGCGCAAATATCGTGACCATGGACGAGAACTACGCTCCCCGTCTTGGCGCGAGCTACACGCTGTTCGACGATTACTCGGGCCGCATCTATGGCTCCTTCGGTGATTATTATCTGCCGTTCGCCAGCAACACGGCTTTCCGTACAACGGGTGCGGAATATTATGTTCGTGAACGTTACGAATATGAAGGTCTTGATGCCAACGGTCTGCCGATCCTTGGTACGCAGATCACCAGTGCGGAAGACGCCAACTACTCGACGACTTGTCCGTTCCAGCTGACCCCGATTTCCAGTGGGCAGTTCTGTAACGTGACCGGCGACGGTTCCGTTGCATCTGCGGATACCCTGATCTCGAAGAATCTCTCGGCCACGAAGGTTCGTGAATGGCTGGTCGGTTACGAGCAGACTTTCCGCAATGTGCCGCTGTTCGACGAACTGAAACTGGGCATCAGCTATACCAACCGTCGCCTGAAGGCTAATGCCGAAGACGTGGCGATCGACGCTGCAGTGAACGCTTATTGCGACACCAATGGCCTTGATTGCACCACCGATGGCGGTTCGCCGATCTGGACTGGTTTCCACCAGTACGTGATCCTGAATCCGGGTAAGGATGCCGTGGTTCAGCTGGATGGTCTTGCCAGCCGTCCGGGCACGACTGACGAAGTCACGCTGACCGCCGAAGAGCTCGGTTATAGTGCAGCAAGCCGTAAGCTCGACCAGGTCGAGTTCACTTTCGAACGTCCCTTCGACGGCAGCTGGACCCTTGCGGGCAGCTACACCTGGCAGAAGCTTCGCGGCAATTCGGAAGGCTTCGTTCAGTCCGACTTCGGTCAGGACGACTCCGGTCTGACGCAGGACTTCGACCAGCCGGGCTTCCTCGACGGCGCCTATGGCCCTGTGCCGCAGGCTCGTCGCCACCGCATCAAGCTGTGGGGATCCTACCAGGTCTTCGAAGGCTTCATGGTCGGCTCCAACCTGACGGTCGAATCTCCGCGTAAGCTGAGCTGCTTCGGCCATCACCCGACGGATCCCTATGCAAACGCATATGGTGCAGCTTCGCGTTACTGTGTGCCGAGCAACGGTGCAGAGACGGAGCTCGTCGCGCGCGGCAGAGGCCTTGAAAGCGACTGGATCTATAATGTCGACCTGAAGTTCTCTTACCAGACGGAAATCCCGACTGGTCAGACGGTTCGCTTCCGCGCCGATATCTTCAACCTGCTCAACGATCAGGGTATCCAGGAACGCAACGAAGTCGGCGAACTCGATGCCACTGCGGCAGGTGCCGATTGGTATCCGGTCAACCCGAACTATGGCGTCGTTACTGGCTATCAGACCCCCCGTTCGGTACGTCTGGGCGTGGACATCGAATTCTGATCCTCACGATCACTATTCAAAACAAGAGAGGCGGGCTTCGGCCCGCCTCTTTTTTTGCCTTCTCGAAAGGCCTGGCTGACAGCAGCCGGGCGCAGAAAGTCAGTTGGAATACGCCTCGTAAAATGGGCTCATATAGGCCTGATACGCCTCAGCCGCGCCAATCCGGGAGGTTGAAATAGGCTCCCTCACCTGGCCAACGCTGGCTGTACGCACTGAGCGTTTATGCAGATGGGGGCTGTGCATCTGCGGCTCCTCTTCCAGCCCGACGAATGCGGCGATCCGCCCAACCCAATTCTCGGTTTCTGAAACCAGTTCCTCGTACGGAACAGTAAGAATGCGATCCGGGAACTGTTCGATCCAGTGGCGATACAACCGGTCTTCCTGCCTGAAGTAATGCCCGATATCGCCGAACGACCAGCTCCATGGAATTTCTGACGAGAAATAGGTTCGAAAACAGGAAAGAGCCGTATCCGCCGGCCTCCGGCGTAACCAGACTACGCGCGCATCCGGCAATGAATGCAATAGCAGACCCATCAACCGTGAATGCAGCAACGTCTTGTCGACAATTCGTCCATCGGGGCCGAAACGCATTTCAAGCATTCGCTCATATGTACGAGCAACTTGCCCCCACGGATCAGCATGATCCCCAATACGGTTCTGATATGCCAGGGCGGGTGCCAGCCCTATCCCTGCTGTTGACGTCACGGCCGCACGGAACAAATTGATCTCACCCCCATCCGCAACCGCAGAATGGGTGGTCAGGATTTGTTCGACGAGCGTTGTGCCGGACCTTGGCAATCCATTTACGAAAATCGCCCGCGAGTGCCTGACACCGGATGGCGCCAAGAGCGAGAGGCCGGCGGCGCTATATTCGTCGATAAGCGTACCGGTCAGCCCTTCTACCTCTGCAGGGTCATAGGGCCGCGCAGATTTCCGCAAGGCAGCGCCTTCTCGGTAATTCTCATAGGCCTGGTCAAAGTCGCCGCAATCGTCATACGCCTTACCCAAGGCGTAGAAGAAAGCTGCGCGCGACTCCTCCGGCATGCGTCCCATCTCCGATCGCAACCGTTGCATTTCGGAAAGGTCCGGATCCCCGGGAGAGAAACGCTTGATCATCGCAAGCGCAAACCAGCTTTGCGGAGCAATGCCCTGTGCAATTGCCTCGCGCAGATGTTCCTCGGCTTTTCCGAAATCACCTTCCTGGCTTGCTACAGTTCCAAGGAAGTGTTGTACGGCAGCGTTAGATCTGACCGTCTCAGGCAGCGCAGCAACATCGGTTTGCGCGATTGCGCCGCGTCCATATTCCACAAGCTGCCCCCAATAGAACAGCTTGCGCTCAAGAGTTTGCGGTTCGGTCGCCGCAAATCGCCCTGCCGCTGACAGCGCAATGTCTATTTCGCCTATATTCGAAGCGAGGCGAGCAACGCTTCGATAGAAATCACCTGATGCAGGCCCTTCCTGCAACAAACGTTGCAATCGGGAAAGCGCTTCCTCGCGCCGCCCTTTCGTCAGCGCCTCGATCGTCTGAAGTATAAGTTCCTTGGGAGATTTCGCTGTCATTCACGAGGACTTAAGGGCGAAATCTCCCGAAGGGAACAGATCAACTCACCGTAATCTTCAGTTCCCCATCGCCTTCGTCCACATTTACCGTGCTGCCGTCCGGCACATCGCCGGCCAGGAGTTTTTCGGCCAGCGGATCCTGCAGGTAACGCTGCACGGCACGTTTCAGGGGGCGGGCGCCATAGACGGGGTCGTAGCCGACACGGCCGAGCCAGCGGCGGGCGGCGTCCGTCAGTTCCAGAGTGATCTTGCGATCCTTCAGCAGCTTCTGCACGCGGGCCACCTGGATCTCGACGATCGGTTCCATATGTTCCGGCATCAGGCGGTGGAACAGGATGATCTCGTCCAGC
Proteins encoded in this window:
- a CDS encoding SDR family NAD(P)-dependent oxidoreductase, whose translation is MKVDASVAAIVTGGASGLGEASARALAAKGAKVALFDLNEERGAQVAAEIGGIMCKVDVSDEASVDAAFARAREAHGQERVLVCCAGIGTIGKTVRRDKETGEISHLPVDLFHKTIKVNLMGTFQCVAKSAAGMMTLEGLEDGERGAMVCTASVAAVDGQIGQVAYSASKGGVVGMTLPIARDFMNEGIRINTILPGIFKTPLLAGLPEKAQESLAAAVPFPKRLGHPEEYANLVMTMIENGYFNGETVRLDGAIRMPPR
- a CDS encoding TonB-dependent receptor, which gives rise to MNSKDFRKQLLGAGSALRVLAMVGAGVAATGIAVTPAVAQDYTSGSVTGTVTDESGAPVQGATVTLTSTSQGFTRTATTSANGAFRISALPTGGYDVTVEAAGKDTFTATDVRVLASQTASLNIGLTTTGNEIIVTGATIVSDFTGTTTGLNVDIEELVKTVPISRDLTSVVLLAPGTGRGDSAFGNLASIGGGSVAENAYYINGLNTTNFDNYLGSANVPFEFYRTIEVKAGGYPAEFGRATGGIVNATTKSGSNEFTAAAHLNWSPNFLRSAGKDEQNCSYDAPVTVDNPNPGITCLNSTNRSEDTDEQLSVVLEAGGPIIKDRLFVYGLLEMRNREWREVDALAGTAYDRSYDNPFWGVKVDAYPIDGHHLEFTIFDTQSTTTRRDVAYSEANGVPTYGLADSVSEFNFGGTSYVAKYTGNLTNFLTVSGAYGRMRDRFDNVGIAGAAGQPYFVNSSGSAVDGVESGAFFNGQRTLSNTFPYRTEREFFRGDVDLFFSLFGDHHIRGGFDVENNTLEKASVRTGGDFLVSNGILTSDAYNLGAGGAGAALIIRPGNVVEVNYFNSGGSFDAQNKSFYIQDEWDVTDRLQLSLGLRRDDFSVDRPDGANIVTMDENYAPRLGASYTLFDDYSGRIYGSFGDYYLPFASNTAFRTTGAEYYVRERYEYEGLDANGLPILGTQITSAEDANYSTTCPFQLTPISSGQFCNVTGDGSVASADTLISKNLSATKVREWLVGYEQTFRNVPLFDELKLGISYTNRRLKANAEDVAIDAAVNAYCDTNGLDCTTDGGSPIWTGFHQYVILNPGKDAVVQLDGLASRPGTTDEVTLTAEELGYSAASRKLDQVEFTFERPFDGSWTLAGSYTWQKLRGNSEGFVQSDFGQDDSGLTQDFDQPGFLDGAYGPVPQARRHRIKLWGSYQVFEGFMVGSNLTVESPRKLSCFGHHPTDPYANAYGAASRYCVPSNGAETELVARGRGLESDWIYNVDLKFSYQTEIPTGQTVRFRADIFNLLNDQGIQERNEVGELDATAAGADWYPVNPNYGVVTGYQTPRSVRLGVDIEF
- a CDS encoding tetratricopeptide repeat-containing sulfotransferase family protein gives rise to the protein MTAKSPKELILQTIEALTKGRREEALSRLQRLLQEGPASGDFYRSVARLASNIGEIDIALSAAGRFAATEPQTLERKLFYWGQLVEYGRGAIAQTDVAALPETVRSNAAVQHFLGTVASQEGDFGKAEEHLREAIAQGIAPQSWFALAMIKRFSPGDPDLSEMQRLRSEMGRMPEESRAAFFYALGKAYDDCGDFDQAYENYREGAALRKSARPYDPAEVEGLTGTLIDEYSAAGLSLLAPSGVRHSRAIFVNGLPRSGTTLVEQILTTHSAVADGGEINLFRAAVTSTAGIGLAPALAYQNRIGDHADPWGQVARTYERMLEMRFGPDGRIVDKTLLHSRLMGLLLHSLPDARVVWLRRRPADTALSCFRTYFSSEIPWSWSFGDIGHYFRQEDRLYRHWIEQFPDRILTVPYEELVSETENWVGRIAAFVGLEEEPQMHSPHLHKRSVRTASVGQVREPISTSRIGAAEAYQAYMSPFYEAYSN